The genomic interval GCTGACATGGCCAAACTTATTCGCAGACGGTCCGGCGACACCGCCCTTACCGCCTTTAAATGCGCGGAATAACGCTTGCGCCACCGGATGAGAGGGACAACGAATACCGATAGAATTCTGACCGCCCGAAAGCGCGCTGGAAACATGCGCCGCACGCGGCAAAATCAGCGTCAGCGGTCCCGGCCAAAATGCGGCAATCAATTGATGCGCCTGCGACGGAATCGCCTGCGCCCAATACTCAAGATCAGCCTCGGGCGCGATATGGACGATAACGGGATGATTGGATGGACGGCCTTTGGCGGCGTAAATACCCGCTACAGCAGCCGGATTTTCTGCATCCGCTCCCAAGCCATAAACCGTCTCGCTCGGAAACGCTACCAGCTCACCTGCTTCAAGTTTGCGCGCGGCCAGCGCAATGGCTTCCAGATCGATCAGCGGGGATGCAGACGAACCGTTCATGCCAAAGCAATACCAAGAATGCCGCAAGCGAGGGCGAGCTGCACCTGCGCTTCTGCCAGCGTAGGTGCGACAAAAGTGATGTGCCCCATTTTGCGGGCACGACGCGCTTCGGCTTTGCCGTACAAATGCAGCGCAGCACCGGGTAAAGCGGTGATCTGATCCCAGGCTGGTTCGCGCACTTGATCGCTATCATCAGGGAACCAGACATCGCCCAGAATATTCAGCATGACAGCAGGAGAATGCTGACGCGTATCGCCCAGCGGCATGCGCGCCATCGCCCGTACCTGCTGGGCAAACTGACTGGTAATACAAGCGTCGATCGTGTAATGCCCGCTATTGTGCGGACGTGGGGCCATTTCGTTGACCACTAGCGAACCATCCGCCAGCACAAAAAATTCGATGCACAGGACGCCGACATAGCCCAGTTGGCCGACGAGCGCCAGTGCAGCATCTTGTGCGCGTTTAGCCGCATCGGCGCCAACATTCGGTCCCGGTACAGTGGTCGTAAACAAAATACCGTCGCGGTGCACGTTTTCTGCTATCGGATACACGACGGCCGCACCGTCAGCACCACGCGCGACTAGTACCGATACTTCGTAAGCCAGCGGCAGCATTTTTTCAAGAATGCATTGCACACCGTTCATCTCGGCATACGCACTGCGCAATTCATCCAGCGTGCGCACGCGCGCCTGCCCTTTGCCGTCATATCCCAAACGCACGGTTTTCAATATACCGGGCAGTAAGTCCGCAGGCACGCTGTCGATATCGCTATCCGATGCGATGACTTTATAGGGCGCTGGAAAGACGTTGGATTGCGGACTGCATTGCGTGAAAAATTCTTTTTCGGCGACACGGTCTTGCGCAATGGAGACGCAAGCCGCTTTGGGCGCGATGAAAATACTGTCGGCCAAAAATGCCAGACTGTGGTGCGAGACATTTTCAAACTCGGTGGTAACAGCCACGCACAACGACGCCAACTCGGCTAAGGCGACTTCATCATCGTAGTCAGCCAGAACGTGCCGGTCAGCAACGTGCGATGCAGGGCAATCTTCTGCTGGCTCCAGCACAGCGACTTTATAGCCCATCGATTGCGCGGCATGCGCAAACATGCGGCCCAACTGACCGCCGCCCATCACGCCTAACCAGGTTGCTGGCGTTGTGGTGGGGACGAAGGCGGTCAATGAAGCGTCGTCAGCTATCACGACAGCGGCTGTTGCGGTTGTTGCGGATGTTACGTGTTGCGCGCTACTCATACAGGAGGTAATTTCATATCAAGTGCCATCTGGGTCTGTCTGGCGCGATACGCCAGCAGCTTTTCGGCCAACACATCATCGGTGCAAGCCAGCATCGCTATCGCCGACAATGCAGCGTTTGCCGCGCCCGCTTCGCCAATCGCATAGGTCGCAACCGGAATGCCTTTGGGCATCTGCACAATCGACAGCAACGAATCCTCGCCGCGCAAATACTTCGACGGCACCGGCACACCTAAAACAGGCACGATGGTTTTAGCAGCGATCATGCCGGGCAAATGGGCGGCACCGCCAGCACCGGCAATAATCGCCCGCAAACCGCGTTCACGGGCGGTCTCGGCATAAGCGAACATCTGATCAGGCATGCGATGCGCAGAAATGACCTGCGCTTCATGTTCCACACCGAATTCAACCAGTATGGCGACCGCGTGTTGCATCACATCCCAGTCAGAGGACGAGCCCATGACTACGCCGATCAGCGGTGTATTTTGTTGGCTTGCACGCATGATTAATCCTTCAGTTTCTCACCAGTCAGGCTTTCTAATGCTTCACGATACTTGGCACCGGTTTTCTCGATCACGTCGGCCGGTAACGTCGGTGCTGGGGCTGTTTTATCCCAGCTGGTAATCGTTTCCAGATAATCACGCACAAATTGCTTATCGAATGACGGCGGAGAAATACCAACGGCATAGCTTTCTGCGGGCCAGAAACGTGATGAATCGGCGGTCAATACTTCGTCCATCAAATGCAGCTTGCCATGCTGATCGAGGCCGAATTCAAACTTGGTGTCGGCAATGATAATGCCGCGTGTCGCTGCGTAATCGGCAGCGGTTTTGTATAACTGAATACTGATATCGCGAATGGTGGCGGAGAGCTCAGTGCCGATCCGGCGTTCCATGTCGTCGTAACTGATGTTCTCGTCGTGATGGCCCATTTCGGCTTTGGCCGCTGGTGTAAAAATCGGCTCATCGAGCTTGGCGGCTTGTTGCAAACCCACTGGCAACGTCACGCCACATACTGCGCCAGTCGCCTGATAATCTTTCCATCCCGAACCGATGATATAGCCGCGTACTACCGCCTCGACCATGATTGGCTCCAGACGTTTCGCAACCACCGCACGGCCACGGACCTGCTCGACTTCTTCTGGTGCAACCACGCTTTCCGGAGCAATCCCGGTCAGATGATTTGGCACAATAGCTGACAGCTTCTCAAACCAGAAATCACTCATCTGATTCAATACTTTGCCCTTGCCCGGAATCGGCTCATTCATAACGACATCGAACGCAGACAAACGGTCGGTGGTCAGTATCAGAATTTTGTCGGTGCCGACAGCATAGTTGTCGCGCACTTTGCCAGTACCCAGCAGCGGCAAAGAAGTAATAGAAGATTTGTAAAGACTAGTCATGGTGGTTCCAAAAGTAGAAGCCAGGCGGGGAGAAATTATCACCGCCTGGCCGTGTAGTGGGTTGCTGCGCACGCATAAAAGCTTGTTTAATCGCGATTAATTTAACCGCGATTTTGCAAGTTCTTATTGCACGATTTGCGCTAGTTCGCCTTTTTTGTATTTCTGTGCAATTTTTTCCAGCGACAATGGCTTGATCTTTGCTGCCTGACCTTCGCAACCAAACGCCAGAAAACGTGCTTTAACGACTGCCTTAGCAGCTTCGCGTGCTGGTTTCAGGTAATCGCGTGGATCAAACTTGCTTGGATTTTCCATCAAATAACGACGGATCGCGCCGGTCATTGCCAGACGAATATCGGTATCGATATTAATCTTGCGTACGCCGTGACGAATACCTTCTTGAATTTCTTCCACAGGCACGCCGTAGGTTTCTTTCATGTCGCCGCCAAATTCGCGGATTTCAGCCAGCAATTCTTGCGGTACGGATGACGAACCGTGCATCACCAGATGCGTGTTCGGGATACGTACATGAATTTCCTTGATCCGCTCAATCGCCAGAATATCACCAGTAGGCTTGCGTGAAAACTTGTACGCGCCGTGTGAAGTACCGATTGCAATTGCCAGTGCGTCGCATTGGGTTCTTTGTACGAAATCGGCGGCTTGCGCGACATCGGTCAGCAACTGTTCGCGGGTCATTTTGCCATCGGCACCGTGACCGTCTTCTTTGTCGCCCATCATGGTTTCCAACGAACCGAGCACGCCCAGTTCCGCTTCTACCGTGACACCAATCGCGTGGGAAAACTCCACCACCTTGCGCGATACTTCGATGTTGTATTCGTAGCTGGCGACCGTCTTGCCGTCTTCATTCAACGAACCGTCCATCATCACCGAGGTAAAGCCCGAACGAATCGCTGCCATACAAACCGCTGGGGTCTGGCCGTGATCCTGATGCATAACCACCGGAATGTGGGGATAGGCTTCGACTGCGGCTTCAATCAGATGACGCAAAAATGCTTCGCCAGCATATTTACGGGCACCCGCCGACGCTTGCATGATGACCGGCGCACCGACTTCATCGGCGGCTTCCATGATGGCCGTAACTTGCTCTAGATTGTTGACATTGAATGCCGGCAGGCCATAACTATTTTCAGCTGCATGGTCCAGCAGTTGGCGCATGGATACGAGAGGCATGTTGATACTCCAAAGGTAATAAAAATTGTGCTGTAGCCGGTGAAATCAATATTCACCAATCTTCATGATCTTGAACGCGTTGGTGCCGCCGATTTGCCCCATCGGCTCGCCCCAGGTCACAACGACTAAATCACCCGGCTGCACCACACCCTGCGCCACCAACAAATTCTGCGCGGCGCGCAACACAGCTTCGCGGTCGGTTGATTTGGCAAGTTCGAGTGAAGTAACGTTGCGATACAGCGCAGCCTTACGGCGCGTCTGCACGCTAGGGGTGATAGCAAAAATAGGGATATCGATATTGTGGCGGCTCATCCACAGGGCCGTCGAGCCGGATTCCGTCAGCGCCGCAATCGCCTTCACGCGCAAATGATGCGCGGTAAATAGCGCGCCATAAGCAATTGATTGGTCAATGCGGGTAAACGTCACATTCAGAAAATCTGCGTCGAGTTTGCAATCTTCCGACTTTTCAGCTTCCAAACAGATCGCGGCCATCGCTTCGACGGTCTCAACCGGATAACGACCGGACGCGGTTTCTGCCGAGGTCATGACAGCATCTGTACCATCCAGCACGGCATTTGCCACGTCGGATACTTCGGCCCGGGTCGGAACGGCGTTGACGATCATCGATTCCATCATCTGGGTCGCCGTAATCGTCAATTTATTCGATGCCCGCGCCATCTTGATCATGCGTTTTTGCAATGCTGGCACAGCCGCGTTGCCGACTTCTACCGCCAGATCGCCACGCGCGACCATGATGCCGTCGGACGCGTCCAGAATCGATTGCAAAACCGGAATCGCTTCAGCGCGTTCGATCTTGGCGATCATCATAGGTTTGTGATCGTAGGCTTCGCCAGCAACGTTTGCCAATTGCCGCGCCATTTCCATATCGGTGGCATTTTTTGGAAACGACACCGCGACATAATCCGCCTGAAAACTCATCGCAGTCTTGATGTCTTCCATGTCTTTCGACGTCAGCGCTGGCGCAGACAGGCCGCCGCCCTGACGGTTAATGCCTTTATTATTCGACAACTCGCCACCGACTTTAACGACGGTGTGTATTTCGTTACCGATAATGCGCTCTACCACCAACACAATCAGACCATCATTCAGCAATAAAACATCGGCGATCTTCAAGTCACGCGGCAAAGCTTTGTAATCAAGTCCAGCGCGTTCCTGATTGCCGAGTTCGCAATCGGAATCGAGTACAAATTTCGCACCATTCACTAGTTCGATCTTGCCATGTTCAAATTTACCAACGCGGATTTTAGGTCCTTGCAGGTCAGCCATGATCGCCACCTGACGCCCACATTTGGCCGCTATTTCACGTACCAGCATGGCGCGATCGATATGATCCTGCGACTTGCCATGTGAAAAATTCAACCGCACGACATCAACGCCAGCATTAAACATCCGCGTTAATGTTTCAGCGTCGCTTGATGCTGGTCCAATGGTGGCAACTATCTTCGTAGCTCTTTGCATCACAGTCTTTAACATGACAACCTTTATTGGAAGTGAAGTGGTAAAACTAGCGGACTGCTAAATGCTGAATATCTCATGCTGATAATGCGTGGCTAAATGGCTAAGCGCTTAAGTGTTTACTGTGAAGCACGTTGTTGCAAAATCTCCACCGCAGGCAAAGTCCGGCCTTCCAAAAATTCCAGAAATGCGCCACCGCCGGTGGAGATATAGCCAATTTTGTCGGCAATCTTGTATTTCGCAATCGCTGCCAATGTGTCTCCGCCACCGGCAATCGAGAATCCTTTTGAGTCGGCAATCGCATGCGCCAGCACTTTTGTGCCTTCGCCAAACTGGTCAAATTCAAATACACCAACCGGTCCGTTCCACACGATCGTGCCGGCCTGCGCAATTTGCGCCGCCAGAATCGCTGCTGTTTTAGGGCCGATATCCAGAATCATGTCGTCGTCTTCAACGTCTTTGACGTCTTTGACCGTGGCGGTCGCGGCTGCCGAAAATTCTTTCGAACAAACCACATCCACCGGAATCGGCACCGATGCGCCACGCTTGGCCATCATGTCGATAATCGCCTTGGCTTCGCCAATCAAATCGACTTCTGCCAGCGATTTGCCGATTTTAAAACCGGCTGCCAGCAAAAATGTGTTCGCAATCCCGCCGCCGACGATCAGATTATCGACCTTGTCGGCCAGCGCTTTTAATATAGTTAATTTGCTGGATACTTTGGAACCGGCAACAATCGCCACCAGCGGACGCGCTGGCTGATTCAGTGCTTTACCTAACGCATCCAACTCGGCGGCCAGCAAAGGTCCGGCGCAAGCGATAGGCGCAAACTTGGCAATCCCGTGGGTCGTGGCTTCGGCGCGGTGAGATGTACCAAACGCATCGTTGACGTAGATATCGCAGAGCGCGGCCATCTTTTGCGCCAACGCATCGTCGTTCTTTTTCTCGCCTTTGTTAACGCGACAATTTTCCAGCAATACAACTTGGCCCGGCGCGATTTCAACGCCGTCCAGCCAGTTTTGGCGTAGCTCTACCGTTTGATCCAGCAGCTCTGACATACGAACCGCAATCGGCGCCAAGGTATCGGCGGGTTGAAAGTCACCTTCTGTCGGACGGCCCAGATGCGAAGTCACCATCACCGCAGCGCCAGCATCGAGTGCCTGACGGATCGCTGGGATTGAGGCGCGGATGCGGGTATCTTCAGAGATACTACCGTTGTTGTTTTGTGGCACATTCAGGTCGGCGCGGATAAATACACGCTTGCCTTGCAGTTGGTCTTGCGCGATCAAGTCGCTCAGTCGATTAAATTTCATGTCGATCAGGCAGATATCCGGGTGGAAAAGGCGCTATTTTACCCCACTAGCCTCTGAAAACACCGTTTTTGGCGAGTCTTTCCCGGGTGCAACATAATGCGGCAGTGCTATTTGTAACAAACTACACAGCCAGACGTAGAACGGTAAACAAGCCCATGCCGAGTACCAGTGTTGCCAGCATGCGCCGCGTCCATAAAAAGAAAACCACCGCGCCGATCCCCGCCAACAGCCGTGGATTGTCCATGCTGAGGTGGATAACACCACCGGTCAGCGCCAAATCCGGTATCACGATGGCTGCCAGCGCTGCGGCGGGCGCGTACCGTAATGCGTGTTGCACTTTGGGCGGCAACTTAACGGCATGACCGAGTAAAAAAAATGGGCAACGCGTCACCAGTGTGGCTAAAACCATACAACCGATGACTATCCAGATGTCCAGTTCGTTCATGATCGGTCTTCCCTATTAGCGCTTATATCTGTATTCAAAGATGGGGCGATGCCCGATAACCTCTCTGTTTGCCGCTTTTCGCTCCAACTATCGGCCATCACCGCCGCAATCATGCCCAGTATCACGGCCAATAACAGGCCAAGTCGATAAGGCAGCCCAAATGCCAGCACAGCAACTGTCCCGGACACGATGACGCCCACCAGCGCGGAGGTATTAATCGTCATCGGGACCATTACCGTTAGCAACGCCAACGTTCCGGCAAAGCCGATGCCCCAACTTGTCGGAATATAGCCAGACAGGAAAATACCGACGATCGAACCTCCTTGCCAGGCGATCCAGCTAGCATGGCTAATGCCAGAAAAAAAGGCCAGTTTTTCAGGGACGGGATGCGCGCCTCCCAGAGGATAACGCTGGGGAAAATAGCCCATCGCCAGATCGGAATTGAGATAGCCATTCCATAGCCGCAAGTGCCACGGCAGATGGGCAAAATGCGGCCCGATTGCTGCGCCGAAGATCAGAAAGCGCAAATTCACGATAGTCGCGGTTAAGAAAATCACCAGAATCGGTACTTGCGCGGCAATCAACGGCAATACAACTAATTGCGCCGAGCCTGCATAGACAAAAATCGACATACCGAGCGCATGCCACAGCGTCAACCCTGACTTCACCATCGCCATCCCGGACACTGCTCCCCAGGCGGCAATACCGGCCAAAGAGGGCGAAACAACCTTCAAAGCATGACGATAAGCGCGTTTTTGGACTTGATCCATGGCTGCGGCGATGGACGCCGGCTCGATGTTAGCGGTCTCGGCGAGGTCAATGACGTCGGTAAGTTGGGTCGCGCTACGTTGCGACAAAGCCGGTGACTTAGGTGGCTGAGTTCGCTTATCTTGCTGCTGATTCATGCTGTTCCGGGTGAAAAAACGTCTAGGACAGGCAAAGCGCGACAACGCCTGACAACTTTTGCTTATTTATCGGGGAATTGAGTGACATTAAAGCAACCCCATCGCCCGTAAATCTCTATCCGAAACTGTCATTCTACAGAGTTCAGATGTTCTGAATCCGTTAAAATGTTGGATTAACGCAGATGATTGTCGTTGTTGGAAACGGCTCAGCGTTCCTCATATAACTGAATCACCGGAGATTTCACTATGTCCATGGCAGACCGCGACGGAAAAATTTGGAAAGATGGTCAACTAGTCGATTGGCGTGACGCCACCGTTCATGTGCTCACCCATTCGCTACATTACGGCATGGCGGTCTTTGAAGGCGTGCGCGCCTACAAAACTGACAAAGGACCAGCGATTTTTCGCTTAAGAGAGCATACCCAACGCCTGTTGAACTCTGCCAAAATTTTCCAGATGCAGGTTCCGTATGATCTGGAAACACTGATCGATGCGCAAATTCAGGTGGTCCGCGAGAACAAGCTGGAATCCTGCTACATGCGTCCGCTGATCTGGATCGGCTCGGAAAAAATGGGCATCGCCGCCCGCGACAATACGATTCACGTCGCCATCGCCGCCTGGCCATGGGGCGCTTATCTGGGTGAAGACGGTCTGGCGAAGGGTATCCGCGTTAAAACGTCATCATTCAGCCGCCATCACGTGAACGTGTCGATGGTGCGCGCAAAAGCCAGCGGTTATTACATCAATTCGATTCTGGCTAATCAAGAAGCGCTGACCGACGGCTATGACGAAGCGTTGCTGCTGGATACTGACGGTTATGTCTCTGAAGGATCAGGCGAAAACGTATTTATCGTCAAGAATGGCAAAATTTACACGCCAGACTTAGCTTCTTGTCTGGATGGCATTACGCGCGACGCCGTATTGACGATGGCGCGCGACAACGGTATCGAAGTAATCGAAAAACGCATCACCCGCGATGAAGTCTATTGCTGCGACGAAGCCTTCTTCACCGGCACCGCTGCCGAAATTACCCCGATCCGTGAGTTGGACAATCGCACTATCGGCGAAGGCAAACGCGGCCCGATCACAGAAAAAATCCAAAGCCTGTTTTTTCAAGTAGTCGCGGGTAAATCATCCAAGTATCAGGAATGGCTGACGGTGGTATAAATCCCGCAATATCAATAACCATCGGTAAAACTCGGGCAAGTTGCATCAACCTGCCAACTTGCTCCGAGCGCACCATGTTTCAGCAGATAAAATCCAGCAAGCCCGCAATTCGGAGAATTAAATGAGTACAGCAACAAGCGCAACAAACCCGCAAGCCGCAGTCGAACTGGATGGCAAAGATTTGCCAGCGCATTGCCCTAACCCACTGATGCCAATATGGTCGTCACATCCACGGGTATTTCTGGACCTGACAAAAACCGGCCACGCCAAATGTCCCTATTGCGGCACAGAATATTGTATGAAGCCGGGCGCAGTGATCAAGGCCCACTGACGTTATTCAGTAGCAACTAATGAGACTAATGCCGTTAATTAGCCAACTGAGACGCATGAAACGCTGATCTGAAAAGTATATAAGGGGGTGCTGCTCCCTGTGTGTTTTTTGTATCTGACTTTGTCGTTAACAGAAGTACAGGAGTAAGCATGCCACGCGCAAAATTAATGCACGGCTCAGCCGATGATACTGAAACCGCTTTTTACGACGCGCTTGGCCGTGCCGATATCGAAGCCATGATGGCGTTATGGGCTGACGACGAAGAGATCGTCTGCGTCCATCCCGGCGCGCCGCGTCTGGTCGGTCACGCTGCAATTCGGGGCGCTTACGAAAGCCTGTTTGAGCGTGGCGGCGTACATATCCGTACCCGGCAAGTACATGTCTCACGCAATATGTCGACCAGCATTCACAATCTGGTGGAAGACGTTAATCGCAGCGGCGATCTGGGTCAGGAGATGCATATCCTGACAACCAACGCTTACCTGAAAACGCCTAAAGGCTGGCGCATCGTATTGCACCATGCGTCGATTGCTCCCGGTCAGGCACCGGAAGATATTCTGGCCACAAGCTTGCTGCACTGACACTGTACTAGCGCGCTGATGAAGAATGCAGTAGCGGCGCGCAGCCAATAGCCAAGGCAATAAACAGAGGGGAAACAGAAGGAATTTAGTGTGCCGATGACGGTCCCATTGCAGGACCGTTTGCATGTTGCAGGGCTAACAAATAGTTGTAGAAATCACAAAATTTTGATGGCTTTTACAGTATGTTCAGCAGTACGATAGAAGCGTCAGCAGTTGAGCAGCGCCCTTCAGCATAATTGCATTATTAACCAGAAGCGTCGCATGGCCTCCGTCCTCCCCCATCAGCCTTACATCGCTCCGCTATGGTTACCGGGCGGTCATTTGCAAACTATTTATCCCTCGACTTGCATCGTCAAACCAGCCGTTGCCTATCGACGCGAGCGCTGGGATACGCCGGATGGCGATTTCATTGATATCGACTTCGTCGACGGCCAGCCGGGCAAGCCAATGGTGGTCATGTTTCACGGTCTGGAAGGTTCATCCGACAGCCATTATTCCCGCGCACTGATGGCGTATGCGGCCTCGCTGGGCTGGTCCGGTGCCGCGCCGCATTTTCGGGGTTGCTCTGGTGAAATCAATCTTGCACCGCGCTTTTATCATTCTGGCGACACGTTAGAGGTCGATTGGATTTTGCGTCGTTTAGCGGCCTCACGGGGACAAAAACAATTCAGCAAATTGTTTGCCACAGGTGTCTCGCTCGGCGGTAATGCGTTACTGTGCTGGCTGGGCGAATCACAACAACAGGCCCGCATCGTGGATGCTGCATGCGCCATCTCGGCACCGCTTGATCTGGCAGGTGGTGGCATCGCTTTATCGCGTGGCTTTAATAAGATTTATACACGGGTTTTCTTGCGCACCATGAAAACCAAATCGCTCGATAAACTGGCGCAATTTCCCCACTTGTTTGACCGTGAACGGATGCTCAGTGCCCGCGATTTACACGCTTTCGACAATGTCGTGACCGCGCCCTTGCATGGCTATCGCAATACCGAAGATTATTGGGATCGGGCCAGCGCCAAACATGTCTTGAGCGATATTGTTGTGCCGACGTTAGTGCTCAATGCCAAGAATGACCCGTTTCTGCCGCCGCGCCATTTACCGCACAGCGCCGCGGCCTGCGTCACGCTGGAATATCCCGAACAGGGCGGCCACGTCGGCTTTCCCGTCGGTTCCCCGCCAGGCCGCGTGGACTGGTTGCCGCAACATATCGTGCAATTTTTATTAGCCGCCTAAAACCTGGAATGCCTTCCCATTGCAGCAAAATTGGGGCGCGCAAACTCACGTAGCCACATCAAATAAGGACCGCATCAGCATGGATGAAATCGTCAAGAAAGCAATGAGTAAATGGCCCGATGTGCCAGCTTGTTTCGGCTGGCTGGCACTGGATGCACGTGGGGCATGGCGCATGCGCGATGAAGAAACGCAGCGCAACGATTTGCCCGGCAACAAAATCATGCACACCGCGTTATGTGCCTTCATCAACCGTAATTACAGCGTCGATGCAGAAGGTCGTGGTTACTTTCAAAATGGCCCGCAATGCGTGTACGTCGATCTGGCGCTGACACCGTATATCGCCCACACCGATCCTGTATTGGGCTTGGTGCTACAGACTGGCGAAGTATTCAACGCGATTGATGCCGTGCTGCTGACCGAACATGGGCAACCGCTGTTTGTCGCAGACAACAAGGTCGCCGCGCTGGATGATCGCGATATCGCAGAATGGATGACCAACCTCCGCATCGACGGCAACCTCGTCGCCGACGATGCGCTGCTGGAATGGCTGGCTTCTGCATCAGACCAAACTACGCTGACCTGGCAATATAAAGAAAAACCATTGGCAGTGACGCGCACAACGGCGGATGACCTGCCAACCAGATTCAAATTTCAGCAGCGTCCACGGCAGCCTGATTCATCACACTCGTAGACGCTTTCC from Glaciimonas sp. PCH181 carries:
- a CDS encoding zinc-finger domain-containing protein; translated protein: MSTATSATNPQAAVELDGKDLPAHCPNPLMPIWSSHPRVFLDLTKTGHAKCPYCGTEYCMKPGAVIKAH
- a CDS encoding nuclear transport factor 2 family protein → MPRAKLMHGSADDTETAFYDALGRADIEAMMALWADDEEIVCVHPGAPRLVGHAAIRGAYESLFERGGVHIRTRQVHVSRNMSTSIHNLVEDVNRSGDLGQEMHILTTNAYLKTPKGWRIVLHHASIAPGQAPEDILATSLLH
- a CDS encoding YheT family hydrolase — translated: MASVLPHQPYIAPLWLPGGHLQTIYPSTCIVKPAVAYRRERWDTPDGDFIDIDFVDGQPGKPMVVMFHGLEGSSDSHYSRALMAYAASLGWSGAAPHFRGCSGEINLAPRFYHSGDTLEVDWILRRLAASRGQKQFSKLFATGVSLGGNALLCWLGESQQQARIVDAACAISAPLDLAGGGIALSRGFNKIYTRVFLRTMKTKSLDKLAQFPHLFDRERMLSARDLHAFDNVVTAPLHGYRNTEDYWDRASAKHVLSDIVVPTLVLNAKNDPFLPPRHLPHSAAACVTLEYPEQGGHVGFPVGSPPGRVDWLPQHIVQFLLAA
- a CDS encoding DUF2946 family protein, whose product is MDEIVKKAMSKWPDVPACFGWLALDARGAWRMRDEETQRNDLPGNKIMHTALCAFINRNYSVDAEGRGYFQNGPQCVYVDLALTPYIAHTDPVLGLVLQTGEVFNAIDAVLLTEHGQPLFVADNKVAALDDRDIAEWMTNLRIDGNLVADDALLEWLASASDQTTLTWQYKEKPLAVTRTTADDLPTRFKFQQRPRQPDSSHS